In a genomic window of Flavobacterium lipolyticum:
- a CDS encoding DEAD/DEAH box helicase — protein sequence MEPTKSFQFCFDISFEKNLNIYIPTAYIIENTDDIKYLDKKASTDVLESFGVLFQNLDSNTKKILTACDSLKPDFIFKKFSAKIKSAKTIADLQKDSKIEFAIRQHLKFNLESFYNLIVKEQFPFSANMSAEKDFYRWRVDTNPLEFEPQIQFDKHAEGITYTLSLKEGETTFLPMDKSVDILLDEPSWLIIDKKLGQLKELNSKKLLPFLKKKSIEIPSKLVDNYFKNFIPEIAKKIDIESTGFEIELRDTIISCTIQPVFDFFKNCYYLNLFFDYNGYSFDAGKTKKTHSFVDFSVANEPKIIQFKRSANEISYTDKLLRLGLTKIKNELFGLSSDVETSDPYVNIQFIIDHKEPLESLGFTIQNLKLESKEIITESNTISIAKETKADWFDIKIIITIGPYKINFSEIIPNIKSKERLFMLPDGNYFLIPLEWFSKYGSLAKLAKTENGTVLLRKSNFTALDGISEIANDPDQIHKAEFTASDLLKATLRPYQIDGVKWLLGHFNANLGACLADDMGLGKTLQTLAVLVAVQEQLGFTTKTTNFDLFSNDTTIEREPLKALIVLPSSLVFNWYNEAGKFTPHFSKMQYVGNDRKLLASRLNSTDLIFTSYSIVHRDISILEKYDFRYLILDESQYIKNKDSKIFKAINKISTGHKIALSGTPIENSLDDLWSQMQFINPDILGSYAFFMENFKNPIEKKQNEEVLNELKNLIQPYILRRTKEQVLKDLPELTEQVYYCNMDTEQEKLYEKEKSKARNFLLKTDGSGPDKISIINTLMKLRQLSNHPKMVDQDSEVDSGKYIAVTNYLKNLVKGKQKVIIFSSFVTNLNFYTDWCKENKIEYCEITGETPSPKREQQVKRFQEKETPLLFFISLKAGGVGLNITKASYVLFLDPWWNPFAEKQGVGRAHRIGQLNKVNVVRFISKNTVEEKIIKLQENKKLLSDSLLEESHISDEIEANLEYLLGS from the coding sequence TTGGAACCTACAAAATCATTTCAGTTCTGCTTTGACATCAGTTTTGAAAAAAACCTGAATATATATATCCCAACAGCTTATATCATTGAGAATACCGATGATATCAAATATCTGGACAAAAAAGCGAGTACAGATGTACTTGAAAGTTTTGGAGTTCTTTTTCAAAATTTAGATTCCAATACAAAAAAAATACTGACGGCTTGCGACTCTTTAAAACCTGATTTTATTTTCAAGAAATTCAGCGCCAAAATCAAATCGGCTAAAACAATTGCCGATTTACAAAAAGACTCCAAAATTGAATTTGCCATTCGTCAGCATTTAAAATTTAACTTAGAATCCTTTTACAATCTAATTGTAAAAGAACAATTTCCATTCTCTGCTAATATGAGTGCGGAAAAGGATTTTTATCGTTGGAGAGTCGATACAAATCCGTTAGAATTTGAACCTCAGATTCAATTTGACAAACACGCCGAAGGCATTACTTATACTTTATCTTTAAAAGAAGGCGAAACCACATTTTTACCAATGGATAAAAGTGTGGATATTCTTTTGGACGAACCAAGCTGGTTGATCATCGACAAAAAACTTGGGCAATTAAAAGAACTTAATTCTAAAAAACTGCTGCCTTTTTTAAAGAAGAAATCAATCGAAATACCGTCAAAACTAGTTGACAATTACTTCAAGAATTTCATTCCGGAAATAGCCAAAAAAATCGACATCGAATCTACCGGCTTTGAAATTGAGCTTCGTGACACCATTATCTCCTGCACGATTCAGCCTGTTTTTGATTTCTTTAAAAACTGTTATTACCTCAACCTTTTTTTTGACTATAACGGCTATTCGTTTGATGCGGGTAAAACTAAAAAAACGCACTCTTTTGTTGATTTTAGTGTTGCAAACGAACCTAAAATTATTCAGTTTAAACGAAGCGCTAATGAGATTTCCTATACAGACAAATTACTCCGTCTGGGTTTAACAAAAATCAAAAATGAATTGTTTGGATTGAGTTCAGATGTTGAGACTTCTGATCCTTATGTCAATATTCAATTCATTATTGACCATAAAGAACCACTCGAAAGTCTGGGTTTTACCATTCAGAATCTCAAACTCGAAAGCAAAGAAATCATCACCGAAAGCAACACCATTTCAATTGCAAAAGAAACAAAAGCCGATTGGTTCGACATTAAAATAATCATCACAATTGGTCCTTATAAAATCAATTTCAGCGAAATCATTCCAAACATAAAAAGCAAAGAAAGACTCTTTATGTTGCCTGACGGAAATTACTTTTTGATTCCGCTGGAATGGTTTAGTAAATACGGTTCTCTGGCAAAATTGGCAAAGACAGAAAACGGAACTGTTTTGTTGCGTAAAAGTAATTTTACTGCTTTAGACGGAATTTCAGAAATCGCCAATGATCCGGACCAGATTCATAAAGCTGAATTTACAGCTTCCGATTTATTAAAAGCAACCTTGAGACCGTATCAGATTGATGGTGTAAAATGGCTTTTGGGTCACTTTAATGCCAATCTTGGCGCGTGTTTGGCCGATGATATGGGACTTGGAAAAACGCTGCAGACTTTAGCAGTTTTAGTTGCGGTACAGGAACAACTGGGCTTTACGACCAAAACGACCAATTTTGATTTATTCTCAAACGATACGACTATCGAAAGAGAACCACTGAAGGCCTTGATCGTTCTCCCTTCTTCTTTGGTTTTTAACTGGTACAATGAAGCAGGAAAGTTTACACCTCATTTTTCAAAAATGCAATACGTGGGCAATGACCGAAAATTACTGGCAAGTAGATTAAATTCGACCGATTTAATTTTTACGAGTTACAGCATTGTTCATCGGGATATTTCCATTTTAGAAAAATATGATTTCCGTTATTTGATTCTAGATGAAAGTCAATACATTAAAAACAAAGATTCTAAGATTTTCAAAGCCATCAATAAAATCAGCACGGGGCATAAAATTGCATTGAGTGGTACACCTATTGAAAATTCACTTGACGATTTATGGTCGCAGATGCAGTTTATAAATCCGGATATCTTGGGCAGTTATGCTTTTTTCATGGAAAATTTCAAAAATCCTATTGAGAAAAAACAGAACGAAGAAGTTTTAAATGAATTAAAAAACCTAATCCAGCCCTATATTTTAAGAAGAACTAAAGAACAGGTTTTAAAAGATTTACCTGAATTGACAGAGCAGGTTTATTACTGCAATATGGATACTGAACAGGAAAAACTATACGAAAAAGAGAAATCAAAAGCACGTAACTTTTTACTAAAAACGGATGGGTCAGGTCCTGATAAAATTAGCATTATCAACACTTTAATGAAGCTGAGACAGCTGAGCAATCATCCCAAAATGGTTGATCAGGATTCTGAAGTAGATTCCGGAAAATACATTGCCGTTACGAATTACCTGAAAAACTTAGTCAAGGGAAAACAAAAAGTCATCATCTTTAGCTCCTTTGTGACCAATTTGAATTTTTATACGGATTGGTGTAAAGAAAACAAAATAGAATATTGTGAGATTACCGGCGAAACTCCGTCACCAAAAAGAGAACAGCAGGTAAAACGATTTCAGGAAAAAGAAACCCCTTTGTTATTCTTCATTTCCCTTAAGGCGGGTGGCGTTGGTCTCAACATTACCAAGGCTTCGTATGTCTTATTCCTTGATCCCTGGTGGAATCCTTTTGCAGAGAAACAAGGAGTGGGAAGAGCACATCGTATCGGACAATTGAACAAAGTAAACGTAGTTCGTTTCATTTCAAAAAACACAGTCGAAGAAAAAATCATCAAGTTACAGGAAAACAAAAAACTGCTCTCGGATTCGCTTTTGGAAGAAAGTCATATCAGCGACGAAATTGAAGCTAATCTCGAATACCTGCTGGGTTCCTGA
- a CDS encoding class I SAM-dependent methyltransferase, translating into MKKLFKLVLNTIPRPILIRLSYVARPVLALSLRGSKYTDPIDGKSFRSFLPYGYGKQRNNVLSPSTLSLERHRLLWLYLNDQTDFFTAPKKVLHFAPEQAFYKRFRKQKNLDYTTTDLFSPLADVKADICNLPFKDNEYDVILCNHVLEHIPDDTKAMQELFRVLKPGGMAILQIPQDLSRAVTFADDTITDQKERARIFGQYDHVRIYGRDYFDKLRSIGFIVIEEDYTHKISPELVEKYCLAKGEIIPLCFKQEN; encoded by the coding sequence GTGAAGAAACTTTTTAAATTAGTACTTAATACAATACCCCGTCCAATATTAATTCGTTTAAGTTATGTGGCACGTCCTGTTTTAGCTTTATCATTAAGAGGAAGCAAATATACTGATCCGATTGACGGGAAAAGTTTTAGAAGTTTTTTACCTTATGGATACGGGAAACAACGTAACAATGTGCTTTCGCCAAGTACACTTTCGTTAGAGAGGCATCGTTTGCTGTGGCTGTATTTAAATGATCAGACTGATTTTTTTACAGCACCTAAAAAAGTATTGCATTTTGCTCCGGAACAGGCTTTTTACAAAAGATTCCGCAAACAGAAAAATCTGGATTACACGACAACCGATTTGTTCTCGCCTTTGGCAGATGTAAAAGCAGACATTTGTAATTTGCCTTTTAAAGACAATGAATACGATGTTATTTTATGCAACCACGTTTTAGAACATATTCCGGACGACACTAAGGCCATGCAGGAGTTATTTCGCGTTTTAAAACCAGGCGGAATGGCGATTCTTCAAATCCCGCAGGACTTATCAAGAGCGGTTACTTTTGCTGACGATACCATCACCGATCAAAAAGAACGTGCCAGAATATTTGGTCAGTACGACCACGTACGTATTTATGGCCGTGATTATTTTGACAAGTTAAGAAGCATCGGTTTTATCGTTATCGAAGAAGACTATACTCATAAAATTTCTCCTGAACTGGTAGAAAAATATTGTCTGGCAAAAGGCGAAATCATTCCGCTTTGCTTCAAACAGGAAAACTAA
- the map gene encoding type I methionyl aminopeptidase has translation MIIVKSREEIELMRESALIVSKTLGMIASEIKEGVTTLYLDKLAEEFIRDHGAVPSFLGLYDFPNSLCMSPNSQVVHGIPNNTPLKNGDVISVDCGAFKNGYHGDHAYSFEIGEVAPEVKKLLKVTKESLYVGIREFKAGNRVEDVGNAIQKYTEAHGYGVVRELVGHGLGQKMHEEPEMPNYGKRGRGKLFVEGMVVAIEPMINLGTRNIKQHKDGWTITTADGKASAHFEHDVALVDGKPEILSTFQYIYKALGIESNEEDEFRKVPLVL, from the coding sequence ATGATTATTGTAAAATCACGTGAAGAAATCGAATTAATGCGCGAAAGTGCTTTGATCGTATCTAAAACATTGGGAATGATTGCTTCTGAAATCAAAGAAGGAGTAACTACATTATATTTGGACAAACTGGCTGAGGAATTTATCCGTGATCACGGTGCAGTTCCAAGCTTCTTAGGACTGTATGATTTCCCGAATTCACTTTGTATGAGTCCAAACTCTCAGGTTGTACACGGAATTCCGAACAATACACCTTTGAAAAACGGTGACGTTATTTCGGTAGATTGTGGTGCATTCAAAAATGGGTATCACGGTGATCACGCCTATAGTTTCGAAATTGGAGAAGTTGCTCCTGAAGTTAAAAAACTTTTGAAAGTAACCAAAGAATCTCTTTACGTAGGAATCAGAGAATTTAAAGCCGGAAATCGCGTGGAAGATGTTGGAAATGCGATCCAGAAATATACAGAAGCTCACGGATACGGAGTGGTTCGCGAGTTGGTAGGACACGGATTAGGGCAGAAAATGCACGAAGAACCAGAAATGCCAAACTACGGAAAACGCGGTCGCGGAAAACTATTTGTGGAAGGAATGGTTGTAGCCATCGAGCCTATGATCAATCTTGGAACCCGAAACATCAAACAACACAAAGACGGCTGGACTATTACTACCGCAGACGGAAAAGCAAGTGCTCATTTCGAACACGACGTTGCTTTAGTGGATGGTAAACCAGAAATCTTATCGACTTTTCAATACATCTATAAAGCCCTCGGAATCGAAAGCAATGAGGAAGATGAATTCCGAAAAGTGCCGCTGGTATTATAA
- a CDS encoding DUF445 domain-containing protein, which translates to METSVDHENIVKKKALKRMKNNALGLLGIAVLLFVVAVYFEIPMLQAFSEAAMVGGIADWFAVVALFRHPLGIPIWHTAIIPTKKNEIGENLGSFVSEEFLNREKLEIKLEEFNFATKAADWLSQEENANKIASVVALNIIPGVLKTIKDEDVKRFIQVQFKEKLEAINFGDWVALALEPLQKGNVKEELLTNVLNVMSTELANNKDLIRKKVKASTPFLSFGLADKSITEGVFNGLADFLNEAKHPGSAIRIKIDEYVYNFLDKVKHSEEMREKINTVILGFAGKKEVQDYVNGIWDEIKRSISADLEKGEESSIKKNISGLIQGFGNGLKEDAVMIDKINNFIKNDLLSMLLNNKKVIGDLISSTVKSWDGKEVSEKLELEIGKDLQYIRINGTLVGGLIGLVIYAVEWTYHYLV; encoded by the coding sequence ATGGAGACGTCTGTAGATCATGAAAATATAGTAAAGAAGAAAGCCCTGAAGCGGATGAAAAATAATGCATTGGGACTCTTAGGTATCGCAGTGCTTTTGTTTGTAGTAGCGGTTTATTTTGAGATTCCGATGCTTCAGGCTTTTAGTGAAGCGGCGATGGTGGGTGGTATCGCCGACTGGTTTGCAGTGGTGGCCTTATTTCGTCATCCTTTAGGAATTCCGATTTGGCATACGGCCATTATTCCGACTAAGAAAAATGAAATTGGTGAAAATTTAGGGAGTTTTGTTTCGGAAGAATTTCTGAATCGGGAGAAACTGGAAATAAAACTCGAAGAATTTAATTTTGCTACGAAAGCAGCTGATTGGCTTTCACAGGAGGAAAATGCCAATAAAATTGCCAGTGTTGTAGCTTTAAATATTATTCCCGGAGTTTTAAAAACGATAAAAGATGAAGATGTAAAGCGATTCATTCAGGTTCAGTTCAAAGAAAAACTGGAAGCAATCAACTTTGGAGATTGGGTAGCGCTGGCGTTAGAGCCTTTGCAAAAAGGAAATGTGAAAGAGGAGCTGCTGACCAATGTGCTGAATGTGATGAGTACAGAGCTTGCCAATAATAAAGACCTGATTCGGAAAAAAGTGAAAGCATCGACACCATTTTTAAGTTTTGGTTTGGCGGATAAAAGCATTACAGAGGGAGTTTTTAATGGGCTTGCTGATTTTTTAAACGAAGCAAAACATCCCGGAAGTGCAATCCGAATTAAGATAGACGAGTATGTGTATAATTTTCTGGATAAAGTAAAGCATTCAGAAGAGATGCGGGAGAAGATTAATACTGTGATACTGGGTTTTGCCGGAAAAAAAGAGGTTCAGGATTATGTCAACGGAATTTGGGATGAAATAAAAAGATCGATTTCAGCTGATTTGGAAAAGGGTGAGGAATCGTCAATTAAGAAAAATATTTCGGGTTTGATTCAGGGGTTCGGAAATGGATTAAAAGAAGATGCTGTTATGATCGATAAGATCAATAATTTCATCAAGAACGATTTGCTGTCGATGCTGCTAAACAATAAAAAAGTAATTGGAGATTTGATTTCGTCTACCGTGAAAAGCTGGGACGGGAAGGAGGTTTCAGAAAAATTAGAACTGGAAATAGGGAAAGATCTTCAGTACATCCGAATCAACGGAACTTTGGTAGGAGGTCTGATCGGACTTGTAATTTATGCCGTCGAATGGACGTATCATTATTTGGTTTAG
- a CDS encoding TolC family protein codes for MKPILIAFLFLGCTVFGQQPFSKELTYNEFLGYVKKYHPLVKNANLEVSKAQANLMMARGGFDPKIEVDFSQKKFKDKEYYSILNSSFKIPTWYGIELKAGFDNNEGVYLNPENTTPNQGLTSFGISVPIGQGLFINQRMADVRKAKIQIKLSQAERKLQAVGILYDASLAYFNWKKNFEEMKLYEMYNNNAEIRLKGIKSLIEQGDKPAIDSIEAGIIVRNRALSLEDSKLKLTKAKLELSNYMWLENNIPLEISDELVPETALESTLQETLKTNDLLQGDTNLETHPKLNALQNKIDLLKVEKDLKQNMLLPKINVGYSYLSDPRYIDNYKFDDYKVGLEFYFPLFLRKERGSLKLAKYKLQENEFALALERTQLTNKISAQKVEINSLIRQKKLVKNLVENNAAMLTSEERLFSFGESSLFLINTRENNLVSAKLASIALDNRFYISNSELFKIMANPD; via the coding sequence ATGAAACCAATACTTATCGCTTTTCTTTTTCTGGGCTGTACTGTTTTTGGCCAGCAGCCCTTCTCAAAAGAACTCACCTACAATGAGTTTTTGGGGTATGTAAAAAAATACCATCCATTGGTTAAAAATGCCAATTTGGAAGTCAGCAAAGCACAAGCCAACCTGATGATGGCACGTGGTGGTTTTGACCCAAAAATTGAAGTTGATTTCAGTCAGAAAAAATTTAAAGACAAAGAATATTATTCGATTCTAAACAGCAGTTTTAAGATTCCGACCTGGTACGGAATTGAACTAAAAGCCGGATTCGATAATAACGAAGGGGTTTATCTGAATCCTGAAAATACTACTCCCAATCAGGGATTAACTTCTTTTGGGATCAGTGTTCCAATTGGACAGGGATTGTTCATCAACCAAAGAATGGCAGATGTGCGAAAAGCTAAAATTCAAATCAAACTAAGTCAGGCTGAAAGAAAACTTCAGGCGGTTGGCATTTTGTACGATGCATCACTGGCTTATTTCAACTGGAAGAAAAACTTCGAGGAAATGAAGCTTTATGAAATGTACAACAACAATGCTGAAATTCGTCTGAAAGGAATCAAATCACTCATCGAACAGGGCGACAAACCAGCAATAGACAGTATTGAAGCTGGAATTATTGTCAGAAACAGAGCCTTAAGCCTGGAAGATTCTAAATTAAAATTAACCAAAGCCAAGCTCGAATTATCGAATTATATGTGGCTGGAGAATAATATCCCATTGGAAATTTCAGACGAGTTAGTACCGGAAACAGCGCTTGAATCAACTTTACAAGAAACGCTGAAAACAAACGATCTATTACAAGGCGATACCAACTTAGAAACACATCCGAAGCTGAATGCACTGCAAAATAAAATAGACCTACTCAAGGTTGAAAAAGACCTGAAGCAAAACATGCTGTTGCCTAAAATAAACGTTGGGTATTCTTATTTATCTGATCCGAGATATATTGACAATTATAAATTTGACGATTACAAAGTTGGTTTAGAATTTTACTTCCCTTTGTTTCTTCGAAAAGAACGTGGAAGTCTGAAACTGGCCAAATACAAACTTCAGGAAAATGAATTTGCTCTTGCTTTGGAACGAACACAGCTGACCAACAAAATAAGTGCACAGAAAGTAGAAATCAATTCGCTGATCAGACAAAAGAAACTGGTGAAAAATTTAGTAGAAAATAATGCCGCGATGTTAACCTCAGAAGAACGATTGTTCTCTTTCGGAGAAAGCTCATTATTTCTGATCAATACACGCGAAAACAATCTGGTTAGTGCAAAACTGGCTTCAATTGCTCTGGACAACCGATTCTACATCTCGAATTCAGAATTATTCAAAATCATGGCCAATCCGGATTAA
- a CDS encoding HlyD family secretion protein, translated as MLNISDNKTKLQPLDRYETVRNLSNRPHYKILNRIIIASSILGIIALLLPWTQNISGSGAVTTLKPNQRPQSIQSVISGRIEKWYVQEGDFVKKGDTILFISEIKEDYMDPNLVENTKNQVDAKKNSLESYGEKVTTLSGQIQAIENERKLKLEQARNKVKQSLLKIKSDSIDLVAVKTQLRIANTQYNRSVQLNKEGLKPLTDVEEKRLKLQDVDAKIITQENKYLTSKNEYINARVEINRITAEYGEKVAKARSDQFTTLSNKFDTEAQVSKLENQYANYSLRNGMYYIRAVQDGYINRALQAGLGETIKEGTPIVTIMPSHYDIAVETYISPIDLPLIRKGEKVRVWFDGWPTIVFSGWPDMSYGTFGGTVVAIENFISDNGKYRILIAPDPDETKWPKQLSIGSGAQTIALLDTVPIWFEIWRTLNGFPPNYYKSTQKVTKEKK; from the coding sequence ATGTTAAATATCTCTGACAATAAAACAAAATTACAGCCGCTTGATCGCTATGAGACTGTAAGAAACCTAAGCAACAGGCCACATTATAAAATTTTAAACCGAATTATAATTGCATCTTCCATACTAGGAATTATTGCACTTTTACTGCCGTGGACTCAGAATATTTCGGGTTCAGGAGCAGTAACCACTTTAAAACCCAACCAAAGGCCACAATCAATTCAGAGTGTGATTTCAGGACGTATTGAAAAATGGTACGTGCAGGAAGGTGACTTTGTTAAAAAAGGAGACACAATTCTGTTTATTTCTGAGATCAAGGAAGATTATATGGATCCTAATTTGGTTGAAAACACCAAAAATCAGGTCGATGCGAAGAAAAATTCCTTAGAATCTTATGGCGAAAAAGTTACCACGCTTTCCGGTCAGATTCAGGCGATTGAAAACGAAAGAAAACTAAAACTGGAACAAGCCAGAAATAAAGTCAAACAATCGCTTTTAAAAATAAAAAGTGACAGTATCGATCTTGTAGCAGTAAAAACACAATTGCGAATTGCCAATACACAGTACAATCGTTCGGTGCAATTAAACAAAGAAGGTTTGAAACCACTTACTGATGTCGAAGAAAAACGTCTGAAACTGCAGGATGTAGATGCTAAAATCATCACGCAGGAAAACAAATACCTCACCAGCAAAAATGAATACATCAATGCCAGAGTAGAGATTAACAGAATTACGGCTGAGTACGGTGAAAAAGTAGCCAAAGCAAGAAGTGATCAGTTTACCACGTTGAGTAATAAATTTGATACGGAAGCACAAGTGAGCAAACTGGAGAATCAATATGCCAATTACAGCTTGCGTAATGGTATGTACTACATCAGAGCGGTACAGGACGGTTACATCAACCGCGCTTTGCAGGCAGGTTTAGGTGAAACGATAAAAGAAGGGACACCAATTGTAACAATAATGCCTTCTCATTACGATATCGCAGTAGAAACCTATATCAGTCCAATTGACCTCCCTTTGATCCGAAAAGGAGAAAAAGTACGCGTTTGGTTTGACGGATGGCCTACCATTGTGTTTTCAGGATGGCCGGACATGTCTTACGGAACTTTTGGCGGTACCGTTGTAGCAATAGAAAACTTTATCAGTGATAATGGTAAATACAGAATCTTAATTGCTCCGGACCCGGATGAGACGAAATGGCCAAAACAACTAAGTATTGGATCGGGCGCTCAAACTATTGCCCTATTAGACACCGTGCCAATTTGGTTCGAAATCTGGAGAACCCTAAACGGATTCCCTCCTAATTATTATAAAAGTACCCAAAAAGTAACTAAAGAAAAAAAATAA
- a CDS encoding peptidase domain-containing ABC transporter, translated as MTPLKRFYHLLELDKKDIYQIFFYAIFAGLVSLSLPLGIQAIITFIQSGRVSVSWIVLIILVVGGVALVGVLSFMQLRITENLQQKIFVRASFEFAARLPKIKSEELYGTYPPELTNRFFDTLTIQKGTSKLLTDFSAALLQITFGIILLSLYHPYFIVFGLLLFLLLYFIFKFSYKSGLETSLKESKFKYKVAGWLQEMARNNFSFRNELNYDFALQKNNSIVAGYLNYREKHFSVIKKQFTQLIIFKVIITASLLSIGGYLVLSQEMNIGQFVAAEIIILLVITSVEKIILGLESFYDVLTSVEKIGQVTDLALEENSESDSLNDHCYNSISLETENLKFKFPDSPTNALDSITLKIDQGEKIVIEGENGSGKTTLIRLLSGLLRQSSGAFYINDDTFRKINLKQYRSQIGSIIHNETPFEGTILENITFNDPMISTEDLKWALDGVQLSPLIKLLPKGLNTHIHPEGKQLSSSNAQKILLARSIIHKPKVLFYEDPTDTMDEKVANEIIDFITSDKNKWTIIVSSKNPYWKTKSTRKITMQNGQIILDQKKQ; from the coding sequence ATGACTCCTTTAAAAAGATTTTACCATTTACTTGAACTGGACAAAAAAGACATTTACCAGATTTTTTTCTATGCCATTTTTGCCGGGTTAGTCAGTTTATCGCTTCCACTGGGAATTCAGGCCATCATTACTTTTATACAATCCGGAAGAGTTAGTGTTTCCTGGATTGTACTTATTATACTTGTAGTGGGCGGTGTGGCTCTTGTTGGAGTGCTTTCGTTTATGCAGCTGCGTATCACAGAGAACTTACAGCAAAAAATATTCGTACGTGCTTCTTTTGAATTTGCAGCCCGTCTGCCTAAAATAAAATCAGAAGAATTGTATGGCACTTACCCACCGGAACTAACGAACCGATTTTTTGATACCCTAACGATTCAAAAAGGAACTTCAAAATTATTAACCGATTTTTCTGCCGCTTTACTGCAGATTACTTTCGGAATTATTCTGTTGTCCTTATATCATCCCTATTTTATTGTGTTTGGACTTTTACTGTTCCTTCTTTTGTATTTTATTTTTAAATTCTCGTACAAATCAGGTCTAGAAACAAGTTTAAAAGAATCCAAATTCAAATACAAAGTGGCGGGATGGTTACAGGAAATGGCCCGTAATAACTTTAGTTTCCGCAATGAACTGAATTATGACTTTGCGCTTCAAAAAAACAATTCGATCGTAGCGGGTTACCTGAATTACAGAGAGAAACACTTTAGCGTAATCAAAAAACAGTTTACCCAATTGATTATTTTCAAAGTCATTATTACCGCCAGTTTGTTGTCTATCGGAGGGTATCTGGTACTAAGCCAGGAAATGAACATCGGACAGTTTGTTGCCGCTGAGATTATCATTTTACTTGTGATTACATCGGTAGAAAAAATCATTCTGGGGCTTGAAAGTTTCTATGATGTTTTAACTTCTGTTGAAAAAATCGGACAGGTAACGGACTTAGCTTTAGAGGAAAACTCCGAGTCTGATTCTCTAAACGATCACTGCTACAACAGCATCTCTTTAGAAACAGAGAATTTAAAATTCAAATTCCCGGATTCTCCAACCAATGCCTTAGATTCTATTACGTTAAAAATCGATCAGGGTGAAAAAATTGTCATTGAAGGTGAAAACGGATCAGGAAAAACAACGCTTATTCGATTGTTATCAGGCTTATTAAGACAAAGTTCGGGAGCTTTTTACATCAACGATGATACTTTTAGAAAAATAAATCTGAAACAATACCGCTCACAAATTGGCAGCATCATCCACAACGAAACACCATTTGAAGGCACTATTTTAGAGAACATCACTTTTAATGATCCGATGATCAGTACCGAAGATTTGAAATGGGCTCTTGACGGAGTTCAGCTTAGTCCGCTGATTAAATTATTACCTAAAGGCCTGAATACTCATATTCATCCGGAAGGAAAACAGTTATCGTCTTCTAATGCTCAAAAAATCCTGTTGGCCAGAAGTATTATCCACAAGCCAAAAGTGCTCTTTTACGAAGATCCAACAGACACCATGGATGAAAAAGTAGCGAATGAAATCATCGATTTTATTACCTCGGATAAGAACAAATGGACGATTATCGTTTCTTCCAAAAATCCATATTGGAAAACCAAATCGACGCGAAAAATTACAATGCAAAACGGTCAAATTATACTGGATCAAAAAAAACAATAA
- a CDS encoding TetR/AcrR family transcriptional regulator, translated as MQIILSNIKMQINEKIYVKDPETSALGKKIIEQSILLIDDIGFDNFTFKKLGEKIGSNESSIYRYFENKHKLLVYLSSWYWSWIEYKLVFNTTNITDKKEKLKKAITIVTEKISEDIYTDHINESILNKIIIAEFTKTLHTKEVDQENKEGFFLIYKRMINRIVEIVKEVNPDYPFAKSLVSTIVEGSLHQHFLTDHLKTITDCNETVTTTQFYLNLAENVLR; from the coding sequence ATGCAAATTATACTATCAAATATAAAAATGCAGATCAACGAAAAGATCTATGTAAAAGATCCGGAAACATCTGCGTTGGGAAAAAAAATAATTGAGCAGAGTATTCTTCTAATTGACGATATTGGTTTTGATAATTTTACCTTTAAAAAGTTAGGTGAAAAAATAGGTTCAAACGAAAGTTCGATTTATCGTTATTTTGAGAACAAACACAAACTGCTGGTGTATCTGTCATCCTGGTACTGGAGCTGGATCGAGTATAAATTAGTTTTTAATACCACTAACATCACCGATAAAAAAGAAAAGCTTAAAAAAGCCATCACGATTGTAACCGAAAAAATATCTGAGGATATTTATACCGATCATATTAATGAGTCTATTTTAAATAAGATCATAATTGCTGAGTTCACCAAAACACTTCATACCAAAGAAGTTGACCAGGAAAACAAAGAGGGCTTTTTCTTAATTTACAAAAGAATGATTAATCGAATTGTTGAGATTGTAAAAGAAGTAAATCCCGATTATCCATTTGCCAAATCACTGGTTTCAACCATTGTCGAAGGAAGTTTACATCAGCATTTTCTAACCGATCATTTGAAAACAATTACAGATTGTAATGAGACGGTTACGACAACTCAATTTTACCTAAACCTTGCAGAAAACGTTTTGCGCTAA